The Flammeovirga yaeyamensis genome segment GTATCAACGTTTAAAACCTTCAGCAATGGCCTTAGGTTCTGCTTTTCAAAAGATTAATTTCTTAAGAGACTTAAAAGCAGATGTTAGAGATCTAGGCAGGGTGTACTTTCCTAATATTGATATTTCTTCATGGAACGAGGAAGTAAAAAAAGATGTGGAATCGGATATTCAAAAAGACTTTGATTTTGGATTTGAAGGTATAAAGCAATTACCTAAAGAATCAAGATTTGGTGTTTATTTAGCGTACATCTATTACACTAGATTATTCAAAAAAGTGAAAAATACACCTGCACATGTGATTTTGGAGGAACGATTAAGGATTCCTGATCCTAAGAAATATGCATTGTTTTTTCAATCTTATGTTAGACATCAAGTAAACATTTTATAAAATGGAGCCAAAGGTAATACTAGTAGATGAGCAAGATAATGAAGTAGGGACAATGGGTAAACAATTAGCTCATGTCGAAGGTGTATTACATCGAGCTTTTTCAGTCTTTTTATTCAATAAAAAAGGAGAGCTCTTATTGCAACAACGTGCATTAAGTAAGTATCATTCAGGTGGTTTATGGACAAATACATGCTGTAGTCACCCAATGCCCAATGAAGATCTAAATGTAGCTGTAAAAAGACGCTTGGTTGAAGAGTTAGGAATTACAGCAGATACCACTGCAATAGGTTCTGTTTTGTATAAAGCGGAGTTTGGTAATGGATTAATTGAACATGAATATGATCATGTTTTTATCGGAGAATACGATGGTCATCCTACAATTAATAAAGAAGAAGTAGAAACTGTAAAGTACATTTCTTTGGAAGATTTGGATGATTGGCTCGCAAATAAACCTAATGATTTTACTGCTTGGTTCCCATTATGTCTTGATATAGTGAAGCAGGAAATCCAATCAAAAATAACTTTATGAAAAAAGCCATTGTCATAGGAGCAGGAATCGGTGGAGTTTCTGCAGCTTTAAGAATTAACAAACTCGGATACAAGGTAACTGTGCTTGAGGGTACCGATACGGTAGGCGGCAAGCTAAAAGAATTTTCTATGGATGGATTTCGTTTTGATCGAGGTCCATCCTTATTTACTTTACCACATTTGGTAGAGGAACTATTTGAGTTATACGATCGTGATGTTGATCAATACTTTAAGTATAACAAACATGAAATTGCCACCAAATACTTCTACGAAGATGGTACTGAATTTACAAGTTATACGGATGCAGAAAAATTTGCAGATGAAATAAAAAAAGTATGGGGTGTAGATGTAAGTGAAGTAATGCATCAGATAATTGATGATTATAAGAAAACATCACCTATTTTTTTAGAAAGCGGACTAACCAAAATTACAGACTTATTCACCAAAGAAGTATTTGATGCGCTGCCAGTACTTACTAGACTAGGTTGGTTTGAATCACTTCATGAATTCAATAAAAAATATTTTAAGAACGATCAATTGGTACAGCTTTTTGATCGATATGCCACTTATAATGGATCTAGTCCTTATAAAACACCATCAATTATGAGGGTGATAAGTGCATTGGAACATGATGATGGAGTCTTTTTTCCAAAAGAGGGTATGCGTTCTATCATCACTTCCTTAACTAAATTAGCAGAAGAGGTAGGTGTTGAGTTTAAACTGAACGAACAAGTAACAGGAGTAAAGTATTTAGGACGTGAAATTAAAGAAGTAAATACATCAAATAATACTTACGATGCAGATGTGTTTATTTGTAATGCTGATGTGAATTTCTTTTTACCTGAAGTATTGGGAGAGAAAATCAAAACACCTAAACCAAAAGAATTATCATCATCAGCAATGGTATTTTACTGGGGTATTGATCATGATTTTAAGCAACTGGATCTCCATAATATATTTTTCTCAAACGATTATCAGAAAGAGTTTAAACAACTTTTTGATGAACTGAAGATTCCTGAGGATCCTACTATCTATGTGCATATTAGTAGTGTATTGAATAAGAATGATGCACCAGAGAATTCTCAGAATTGGTTTGTGATGATCAATGTACCTGCTTTACCAGAAGTATTTACAAAAGAGAAAGTTTCAGAAATAGAAGCTCTTTTGATTAAAAAACTGAGTGAGTTTTTGAACGTTGATTTAAAAGAAAAAATTGTTTGTTCAAAAAATTGGACACCTAAAAAAATTGAAGAGGATACATTAAGTTGGAAAGGTGCTTTGTATGGTTTAAATAGTAATAAATTAACACATGCACTTTACAGACAAAGAAATAAATCGAATCATTACAAGAATTTATACTTTGTGGGTGGTAGTGTACATCCTGGTGGAGGTATCCCACTTTGTTTAAATAGTTCTAAAATTGTAGAAAGTTTAATCAATGAGTAGTAAAGAACTGATATTGAAATTGCAATCCTATAGTCCTGCATTAAAGGTAAAGGTCGTCCTACTCATTTTTTATAGTGTAGGAGGGGTAGTAGCTTTCACACCTTTAAATCAACTATTACTACCTTTCACTCCCGTTTTATTAACTGCATCTTTTATTGTATTATTTTCTTTTGAAGAAAATCGGAGTCAACCTTTTTACTATTGGTTGATTTTCACTTACCTCGTCAGCTTCTTTGTCGAATGGCATGGTACTACATATGGATTGCTTTTTGGGGAATATGTTTATCTAAACAATCTAGGACCCAAAGTATTCGATGTGCCTTTGGTCATACCTATCAATTGGATCATTTTAGCGATTGCAGGATTCAATATAGGAAGTTCTTTTAAAGGAAAGTTACCACTATTACCTATAGCTCTTATTTGCAGTGTGATAGTCGTAATGTTAGATGTACTTATAGAGATTGTCTGTGAACCACTTGGTTTTTGGGTTTGGGATGATGGGATGCCTCCCTTCAAAAACTATTTCACATGGTGGTTTTTTATGTCTATCTTTATCTATCTAAAACTGAAATATATTCCTAACAGAAATAATTTATCGATATTTTTATTTATTCTAATTTTAGGATACTTTTTCCTACAAGTTATTGCTCATAATCTATAATCATTATGGAAATTATTATTAATTCACTAATCGTACTAACAACCTTCTTTTTTATGGAATTTGTAGCTTGGGCTACACATAAATATGTAATGCACGGATTTCTGTGGTATTTACACGAAGATCACCATGAACCACATGATCATTTCTTTGAAAAAAATGATGCTTTCTTCCTCATTTTTGCAGTACCGTCTTGGTTGGGTATTATGTTAGGAATGATGTACAATCAGTATGTATTTGTATGGATAGGTGTTGGCATTGCATTATATGGGTTGTGTTACTTTTTAACACACGATGTGTTAATTCATCGTCGTTTTAAATGGTTTGATAAAACCAATAACAGATACTTTAGAGCCATTAGAAAAGCACATAAAGTACATCATAAAAACCAAGGGAAATACGATAGTAAGTGTTTTGGAATGCTGATTGTACCAAAGAAATATTGGGAAGAAGCAAAAGCTAAACCTTCAAGAAATAAACAAAAACACAGAAATGCCGGAGCAGTTTAATTTATATTTAATCATAAACTTCATAGCATTAGCAGGGCCATTTTTTTTAAGTTTCGATAAAAAAGTGGCCTTTTATAAGCATTGGGGAAAACTATTATTTTCATTAATATTCCTTTGGACAATTTATCTTCCTTGGGATATTTTCTTCGCAGCAACAGATCAATGGGGCTTCAACCCAAATTATTTGATGGGTATTGAGTTTGCTTTTCTACCTATAGAGGAGTGGATGTTCTTTCTCATCATACCTTACTGCTTCCTATTTATTTATGAATGTATAAAAACTTATTTTCCTTCGACAACTTCGAAGACGGAAATGCCTTTTTATTTATTGCTCGGGGTAGCTATTTCACAAACGCTTCATGGAGGTATCTATTCTTATATGAATCTTGTTGTTATCCTGTTTGCTTTTTTGATCACAAGAAATAGTCTAACAAAAGCCTTTTGGTATAGTTACGCCATCACACTAATTCCTTTCCTTATTTTTAATGGAATCCTTACAGGAAGCATAACCCCTTCACCTGTGGTTTGGTACAATCAAGCTGCTTTTAGTGGAGTGAGATTAGGAACAATTCCCACAGAGGACTTTATCTATCTTTTGGGGATGATGTTACTTTGTATTAAAGGGTGGTATTGGATGGAAAAGAAGTAAGGGGAAAAGTAAAAAGTAAGAGGGAAGAGGGAAGAGGGAAGTTGAGATTTTTGTAATTCTTGGGGAATTTGAGTTAGGAGTTAGCTAAGTTAATGTAGAAGTAAAACTGGTGCAAATGTTAAGCGATAGCGCCATTTTGCCCATAAACGTTAGAGGTCTCCCGACCTCGTTTTTAAACTAAGGAACTAAGTGGGATTCTCTTCTTTGGGTAGAGAGGTGGTGAAACCCCTCGTGATGTCTCTAGGTTATAAAAACCTGTAATTTTATAAGAAGTTCTACGTATCTCAGTATCAAAGTGGATTCATAAAATATCAATCTTGGCTGCACTAATCATTCAAATATCCAGGTAACCAAGTCACAATTTCTGGGAATAACACTACAATCAAAATCAATATCAATTGGATGCCTATGTAGGGAAGTATTCCTTTATAGATATCAGATGTTTTGATACTTTTTGGGGCAACTCCTTTTAGATAAAATAGGGAGAACCCAAATGGTGGGGTGAGGAAAGAGGTTTGTAGGTTTAATGATATCAATATTCCTATCCACAATAAATTCATGTCATAAAGTAAGAAGATTGGAGTGACTACTGGAATGAATATGAATATGATTTCTATAAAGTCAATGAAGAAGCCAGTGATAAAAATGCCCAGCATTACTATGGCCAAAAAGGCATATGGAGATAGGTTAGCTTGTTGAATAAAGTGAACGAGCATTTCGTCTCCTCCTAATCCTCTGAAAACTAAACCAAATGCTGTAGCACCTACTAATATCATAAAAACCATACTACTCAAATGTCCACTTTCATAGGCGGCATCTTTCATTACTTTCCAAGTAAGTTTCTTTTCGAATAGAGTTAATATTGTGGCACATAATGCTCCAATCCCTGCAGCTTCTGTTGGAGAGGCGATACCTAGGAATATGCTTCCTAATACCGCTATTATCAATAAGAAAGGGAGGACAAAAGTATTTAATAAGGATTTGTAGGATAATTCACTTTTAAATTGCTGTATTTCTTCTTGAGAATAATGGGGGACTTTCTCAGGATTTAAAACAGCATATATATATACAAAAAGGATGTATAATGTTACCAATGCAACTCCTGGAATAACTGCAGCGACAAATAAATCACCAATTGAAATATTCATCACATTACCCATTAATATTAATACAATACTTGGAGGTATAATTTGCCCTAATGTACCAGATGCTGCTATGATACCTGTTGCATATTTTTTATCATATCCTCGATTTAACATGGCAGGGAGACTCATTAAACCCATAGTTACTACAGTAGCGCCAACAATTCCAGTAGAGGCTGCAAGCATAGCACCTACAATGGCTACAGAGATGGCAAGTCCGCCTTTCAATCTACCCAATAGAATCGCCATAGTTTGTAATAACCGTTGAGCAATGCCTGATTTTTCCAACATTACACCCATATATATAAATAATGGAACGGCAATAAGAATTTGATTATTCATCGTTCCATATATTCTCAATGGGAGGAGATAGAAAATATCTGTTCCGAAAGTAAAGTAGCCAAAAAGGAGAGAAATACCTGCTAAAGTAAATGCAACAGGAAACCCTAAAAGTAATGTGACAAATAAACAGAGGAATAAAAGTAGTAATATCATGAGGTGGGAGTTCCTTTTAATTCGAATAATTTACTCAACATCAAACTGACTCCTTGAAGAAGAAGCAAAGACATTGATATTGGGATGATGGCTTTAATAATAAATCTGAAGTGTAATCCACCGGCATCAGTAGACTTTTCCATAATCACCCATGAATTATATACATATGGAATGCTTGCATGGATAACAAAAAGACAAAAGGGAATAAGAAAAAACAGAATGCCAAAAATATCTACCCATCGCTTATTTCGATCAGAAAACTTCTGATACAAGGCATCTACGCGAACATGTTTATTCATTAATAAAGTATTGGGAGCATTAAGTAGAAAAATACACCCGAAAATGTGCCATTCTAGTTCTGTTATTCCTGCCGTACTAAAGTTGAAAAAATATCTGAGTGCCACATCCACACAAACAATCAAGATTAAAAGTATTGTAAAAAGTGAAATTCCTTTCCCAATAGTTTTATTTAACAAATTAATCCAACGAATAAGTTTGTCCATAGTAAAAAATGCTATTATCGGTCTATATCATTGATAATCCGATAGAATAGGAAAAAATAGCTTGAAAAATGTCTTTTTATTAACAACAAAAATAGTTCATATTATTAAATTACTTATAAATCTTTCTACTTTTGATACAAATTTGGTTGATAACTGTTCGAATTATCTTTAATTTCGCCGTTCAGTAGCTTATAAATTAATCTACATATCAATTTATTGTTCAAGAAGGGGTTTTTACCATGAGTATAAACATAGATAAAGCAAATCTACCGAAACACGTTGCCATTATAATGGATGGAAACGGAAGGTGGGCAAAGAAGCAAGGAGCAAAAAGAATTTTTGGTCACAGAAATGCTATCAAGGCTGTACGTGAAGCTACCGAAGGCTGTGCAGAGTTGGGAATAGATTTTCTTACACTTTACGCTTTTTCTACAGAAAACTGGGATAGACCTAAAGCAGAAGTTTTAGGTTTAATGCAATTATTAGTTTCTACTATACGCTCAGAAACTAAAACCCTGACTAAGAATAATGTAAAGCTCAAAGCAATTGGTGACCTTTCTAAGTTGCCATCCGACTGTCGAAAAGAATTGCAAGAAGCAATGCAACTAACAGAAGGAAATACGGGTCTAACATTAGTGTTGGCATTAAGCTATAGTGGGAGATGGGATCTAACTCAAGCGACACGTCGGATGAGTGAAGATTTTAAAGAAGGTAAAATTGATAGTAT includes the following:
- the idi gene encoding isopentenyl-diphosphate Delta-isomerase; amino-acid sequence: MEPKVILVDEQDNEVGTMGKQLAHVEGVLHRAFSVFLFNKKGELLLQQRALSKYHSGGLWTNTCCSHPMPNEDLNVAVKRRLVEELGITADTTAIGSVLYKAEFGNGLIEHEYDHVFIGEYDGHPTINKEEVETVKYISLEDLDDWLANKPNDFTAWFPLCLDIVKQEIQSKITL
- the crtD gene encoding 1-hydroxycarotenoid 3,4-desaturase CrtD, whose product is MKKAIVIGAGIGGVSAALRINKLGYKVTVLEGTDTVGGKLKEFSMDGFRFDRGPSLFTLPHLVEELFELYDRDVDQYFKYNKHEIATKYFYEDGTEFTSYTDAEKFADEIKKVWGVDVSEVMHQIIDDYKKTSPIFLESGLTKITDLFTKEVFDALPVLTRLGWFESLHEFNKKYFKNDQLVQLFDRYATYNGSSPYKTPSIMRVISALEHDDGVFFPKEGMRSIITSLTKLAEEVGVEFKLNEQVTGVKYLGREIKEVNTSNNTYDADVFICNADVNFFLPEVLGEKIKTPKPKELSSSAMVFYWGIDHDFKQLDLHNIFFSNDYQKEFKQLFDELKIPEDPTIYVHISSVLNKNDAPENSQNWFVMINVPALPEVFTKEKVSEIEALLIKKLSEFLNVDLKEKIVCSKNWTPKKIEEDTLSWKGALYGLNSNKLTHALYRQRNKSNHYKNLYFVGGSVHPGGGIPLCLNSSKIVESLINE
- a CDS encoding carotenoid biosynthesis protein, which translates into the protein MSSKELILKLQSYSPALKVKVVLLIFYSVGGVVAFTPLNQLLLPFTPVLLTASFIVLFSFEENRSQPFYYWLIFTYLVSFFVEWHGTTYGLLFGEYVYLNNLGPKVFDVPLVIPINWIILAIAGFNIGSSFKGKLPLLPIALICSVIVVMLDVLIEIVCEPLGFWVWDDGMPPFKNYFTWWFFMSIFIYLKLKYIPNRNNLSIFLFILILGYFFLQVIAHNL
- a CDS encoding sterol desaturase family protein, translated to MEIIINSLIVLTTFFFMEFVAWATHKYVMHGFLWYLHEDHHEPHDHFFEKNDAFFLIFAVPSWLGIMLGMMYNQYVFVWIGVGIALYGLCYFLTHDVLIHRRFKWFDKTNNRYFRAIRKAHKVHHKNQGKYDSKCFGMLIVPKKYWEEAKAKPSRNKQKHRNAGAV
- a CDS encoding lycopene cyclase domain-containing protein is translated as MPEQFNLYLIINFIALAGPFFLSFDKKVAFYKHWGKLLFSLIFLWTIYLPWDIFFAATDQWGFNPNYLMGIEFAFLPIEEWMFFLIIPYCFLFIYECIKTYFPSTTSKTEMPFYLLLGVAISQTLHGGIYSYMNLVVILFAFLITRNSLTKAFWYSYAITLIPFLIFNGILTGSITPSPVVWYNQAAFSGVRLGTIPTEDFIYLLGMMLLCIKGWYWMEKK
- a CDS encoding TRAP transporter large permease yields the protein MILLLLFLCLFVTLLLGFPVAFTLAGISLLFGYFTFGTDIFYLLPLRIYGTMNNQILIAVPLFIYMGVMLEKSGIAQRLLQTMAILLGRLKGGLAISVAIVGAMLAASTGIVGATVVTMGLMSLPAMLNRGYDKKYATGIIAASGTLGQIIPPSIVLILMGNVMNISIGDLFVAAVIPGVALVTLYILFVYIYAVLNPEKVPHYSQEEIQQFKSELSYKSLLNTFVLPFLLIIAVLGSIFLGIASPTEAAGIGALCATILTLFEKKLTWKVMKDAAYESGHLSSMVFMILVGATAFGLVFRGLGGDEMLVHFIQQANLSPYAFLAIVMLGIFITGFFIDFIEIIFIFIPVVTPIFLLYDMNLLWIGILISLNLQTSFLTPPFGFSLFYLKGVAPKSIKTSDIYKGILPYIGIQLILILIVVLFPEIVTWLPGYLND
- a CDS encoding TRAP transporter small permease subunit; the encoded protein is MDKLIRWINLLNKTIGKGISLFTILLILIVCVDVALRYFFNFSTAGITELEWHIFGCIFLLNAPNTLLMNKHVRVDALYQKFSDRNKRWVDIFGILFFLIPFCLFVIHASIPYVYNSWVIMEKSTDAGGLHFRFIIKAIIPISMSLLLLQGVSLMLSKLFELKGTPTS
- a CDS encoding isoprenyl transferase, whose protein sequence is MSINIDKANLPKHVAIIMDGNGRWAKKQGAKRIFGHRNAIKAVREATEGCAELGIDFLTLYAFSTENWDRPKAEVLGLMQLLVSTIRSETKTLTKNNVKLKAIGDLSKLPSDCRKELQEAMQLTEGNTGLTLVLALSYSGRWDLTQATRRMSEDFKEGKIDSIEQDTIKQYLSTATMPDPELLIRTSGEQRISNFLLWEIAYTELFFTNILWPDFRRDVLHDAIMAFQNRERRYGKTSEQLTT